The proteins below are encoded in one region of Ereboglobus luteus:
- a CDS encoding autotransporter-associated beta strand repeat-containing protein: protein MNAQKQPKPTILARVAAAPLLTGILLLAATTPAVAADVDFNGSLGSGATSPGDNILVAIGTNTTTYTHTHTAPDGTQVTGTVTLGTPVLRTSNDAISLAGATAGGGITIKPASGDGTVWAVIDGNASDTAASRRRLIAISEPTNTAQGSNYVINLDNVMLTNGYAGTSSSGGAMRINGGTVNTPDVTVAGNAIFYNNKAGRVGGAMQAGSSGLIFTGAVIFDSNYAGTADGLAFSSYHGGAIALSIGSTATGTLALAFKNDVSFLNNIAGGQGGAINSGNNLAGSTITQKTIEFYGNAIFEGNVGGATAADANGKVTAISTGHNGGAIYANTGTPLIFSGSGFASFVRNLSSGIGGGIYSRSSEVRFVDDPASTFTGNRAFTFTRNVSNTSNTGNGGGAIHINDNKNTSNLIFDAKNSTINASYNAATKGQGGAFRVGGSVYMLQGNFTFFGNQAGFSGGAIAASNGGFSTGKSNRVELRSTGVFESNLAASYGGAIYAAQSGNNSMLFSTESAGSSILFKNNAAGLGGAIYIGNSGTISLNALEGDITFTGNRHKVTFAGALDALLIHGGSGDSTAGFLSADFTTGVPNDIYFAANDLTLALNADAGRVISFDGGLAGADSTTTLTVRKTGLGDVVFGVPSNHVAGSNTNDITATTTVTEGVFRLTGGAQWGSGAGSLTVSAGATLGGHGTYNDNVTIDSNASILVGDKNASTAQKLVFAQDLTLGDTTYYYDLVGSTGAADTYDQLVVNGSLTFAGTQTFDITGIGSGTYTLITSDNVITANTPVYQLQSNGAALTTRYTITSPIALSPDGKSLSFASTMSNLAVKWNAAAGNIWQDNVGANWTTDADANEFYFRNGDTVTFPSVASGTIAVAAAGVKAAGIAIDTDSGRDYTFTGGSITTSALPSDTTLTTPDANAKLVKTGAGTLTFANAANTFAAGIDIDAGTLAFNSGDQLATGPGGAITFTGDATLKANPSAATSPINLASAIVINPAKTATIDLSARGLTLTGDLSGSGNMLKTGTNVLTFAGNGLAYTGAITIDAGVLTLDSTAALGGSITLTGNAALTGSGTATGSLTAASGASIQAGDGTSPSTLTLGTVAIDNTTLKFGLYGGTNAATGYNNSDTLNVSSLTATGSNTIDIFGDAQRGDYYLGNISVLNTPDTIVTLNGFSQIPGARQGASIVTSATNSADLLLRYSADYSRNITWTGSSNSGWDIGSDNWSGSDNVTKFGSGDTVIFAGASTVSSTINILGSSQQSVGDIIIQGDANYTFTGQGIKASAASVIQDALSENLATAQGKLVKTGSGTLTFDNDANLFTGGIDITGGVIAFNAADQIVTDGTAFITFDGDATLRADADAMILGNNIQVLAGKTGAIDTQANALMLTGTLGGGGVLAKAGSGTLAFTGDGTSSTGTIALNEGVLILASSVPFAAAVDAATDTILAATGTLSGKVSIAEGAALVVGLDSTDAALDVSNLHLANDAILTSAPDATTVLSGTVTLGAASSDLAAIAIIGEDTELRVTAAIQGPGGINKTGDGALTLVGDDAIAYAGATQITEGILRLRDIAAPSTFSKDINLAGGWLDISTGTGVADETTATRWDSLPGALSYTGTSGGVIGANDLFTYTTGTIAYAHAGSIYLVVNPGDGNTLTLAGNNSANTGNIRIDSGTLDIAESANLGGGSNTIVFNGGQLHVTATTGNAGSSNRNVELRADATITVDGATVFAVGEVSETGTPRLLTKKGDGTLTLGAASTRSGDTNLEEGTISMIADNALGTGAFNVAGASGTLSFNTGNITVSNTIFLGANTLSINSANSGTLNAEIIGTGGITKFGSNTLTITKASEYSGPTTVATGTLRAGTADVLSPNSDFSINGGSSATTTTFPALDLQGFDQTVASLFSRGNVYLNGATLTLGSGNGTFTNAGYLYIGSGATPGTHAHIRGNLVGETAIYSGTTVLYGRPSSITIRIGLDDDGLVAAHDKLTVHGNVTGQNTLIFAMSGSSVTPSGTGGVGGALTPILVPSVNNIVAQMSGVALIEATGDMAADAFVRSVYPNRVYDADGNELIPHVDTAGNITTLGAAVSPEIPATIAIDATAYLVGKTTIDSLNQRVVDLRLDSASNMRHGMDLWLHGLKTGDRIRGSTYKDSDVSSHGAQIGLDYSDFGGDDTRFILGIFGDYMSSELKQTGIAKTKAEVYGCGIYGSYQRGAFSLDLIARASKDDYTISVANAPDFELDGTTVGGSVQMSYAINFESISWTLEPQIQGVVQRHKINSASDSLGRPFTFDSIDSLSGRVGLLVWRKYDGAGSITVIPRLRLSVHNEFRTKTTLHYGRTDYSNNLSQTAGQVDMGVMFRMADWIETSAGVSFFYGNKIGSLSLDFGMRFRW from the coding sequence ATGAACGCCCAAAAACAACCCAAACCCACGATCCTCGCGCGCGTCGCCGCCGCGCCGCTCCTCACAGGCATCCTCCTCCTTGCCGCCACCACACCCGCCGTTGCCGCCGACGTTGATTTCAACGGGAGCCTTGGCTCCGGCGCCACCAGCCCCGGTGACAACATCCTTGTCGCCATCGGCACCAACACCACCACCTACACCCATACCCACACTGCGCCCGATGGCACGCAGGTCACCGGCACCGTCACGCTCGGCACCCCCGTGCTGCGCACCAGCAACGACGCCATCTCCCTCGCAGGAGCCACCGCGGGCGGCGGCATCACGATCAAGCCCGCGTCGGGCGACGGCACCGTCTGGGCCGTTATTGACGGCAATGCTAGTGACACTGCCGCATCCCGCCGCCGACTCATTGCCATTTCCGAGCCCACCAACACCGCCCAAGGCTCGAACTATGTTATCAACCTCGACAACGTCATGCTCACGAACGGCTACGCCGGAACCTCAAGCAGCGGCGGCGCGATGAGAATCAACGGAGGCACCGTCAACACCCCCGACGTGACCGTGGCCGGCAACGCGATTTTTTACAACAATAAGGCGGGCCGCGTCGGCGGCGCGATGCAAGCCGGATCAAGCGGCCTCATCTTCACAGGCGCGGTCATCTTCGACTCCAATTACGCCGGCACTGCGGACGGACTGGCCTTCTCCTCATACCACGGGGGCGCCATTGCGCTCAGTATCGGCTCAACCGCGACGGGCACCCTTGCGCTCGCCTTTAAAAACGACGTTTCCTTTCTCAACAACATCGCAGGCGGCCAGGGCGGCGCGATTAACTCCGGCAACAACCTTGCCGGTTCCACCATCACCCAAAAAACCATCGAATTTTACGGCAACGCCATCTTTGAAGGCAACGTCGGCGGCGCGACCGCCGCCGATGCCAACGGCAAGGTCACCGCCATCTCCACCGGACACAACGGCGGCGCGATTTATGCCAACACCGGCACTCCCCTCATTTTCAGCGGTTCGGGCTTCGCCAGCTTTGTCAGAAACCTTTCCAGCGGCATCGGCGGCGGCATCTACTCCCGCAGTTCGGAAGTCCGCTTTGTTGACGATCCCGCAAGCACCTTCACGGGCAACCGCGCGTTCACCTTCACACGCAATGTTTCCAACACCTCCAACACCGGCAACGGCGGCGGAGCCATCCATATCAACGACAATAAAAATACCTCCAACCTCATCTTCGACGCGAAAAACTCCACCATCAACGCCTCCTACAATGCCGCCACCAAGGGGCAAGGCGGCGCCTTCCGCGTCGGCGGCAGTGTTTACATGCTTCAAGGCAACTTCACATTCTTCGGCAATCAGGCAGGCTTCAGCGGCGGCGCCATCGCCGCCTCAAACGGAGGCTTCAGCACGGGCAAGTCCAATCGTGTGGAACTGCGCTCAACCGGTGTCTTTGAAAGCAACCTTGCCGCAAGCTACGGCGGAGCCATCTACGCCGCCCAAAGCGGCAACAACTCCATGCTCTTCAGCACCGAAAGCGCCGGTTCCTCCATCCTCTTCAAAAACAATGCCGCCGGGCTCGGCGGCGCCATCTACATCGGCAATTCCGGCACCATTTCGCTCAACGCGCTCGAAGGCGACATCACCTTCACCGGCAACCGCCATAAGGTAACCTTCGCCGGCGCTCTCGACGCCCTTCTCATCCACGGCGGCTCCGGTGACAGCACCGCGGGTTTTCTCTCCGCCGATTTCACCACTGGCGTCCCCAACGATATCTATTTCGCCGCCAACGACCTCACCCTCGCCCTGAACGCCGACGCGGGCCGCGTCATCTCCTTTGACGGCGGCCTCGCCGGAGCCGATTCCACCACCACGCTCACAGTCAGGAAAACCGGCCTCGGCGATGTCGTTTTCGGCGTGCCCTCCAACCATGTCGCAGGCAGCAACACCAACGACATCACCGCCACCACCACCGTCACCGAGGGCGTGTTTCGCCTCACCGGCGGCGCGCAGTGGGGAAGCGGCGCCGGCTCGCTCACCGTCTCCGCCGGAGCCACCCTCGGCGGGCACGGCACCTACAATGACAACGTCACAATTGACAGCAACGCCAGCATTCTTGTCGGCGACAAAAACGCCTCCACTGCCCAAAAACTCGTTTTCGCCCAAGACCTCACCCTCGGCGACACCACTTATTACTACGACCTCGTCGGTTCCACCGGGGCCGCCGACACCTACGACCAGCTCGTTGTCAACGGTTCGCTCACGTTTGCCGGCACGCAGACCTTCGACATCACCGGCATAGGCAGCGGAACCTACACGCTCATCACATCCGACAACGTCATCACCGCCAACACCCCGGTTTACCAACTCCAATCCAATGGCGCCGCGCTCACCACCCGCTACACCATCACCAGCCCCATCGCCCTTTCCCCCGATGGCAAAAGCCTCTCCTTTGCCTCCACCATGAGCAACCTTGCCGTCAAATGGAACGCCGCCGCCGGCAACATCTGGCAGGACAATGTCGGCGCCAACTGGACAACCGACGCCGATGCCAACGAGTTTTATTTCCGCAACGGTGACACGGTGACTTTCCCCTCCGTCGCGTCCGGCACCATCGCGGTCGCCGCCGCCGGCGTCAAAGCCGCCGGCATCGCCATCGACACCGATTCGGGCCGCGACTACACCTTTACCGGCGGTTCAATCACCACCTCCGCGCTTCCCTCCGACACCACGCTCACCACCCCCGACGCCAACGCCAAACTCGTCAAAACCGGCGCGGGCACGCTCACCTTCGCGAACGCCGCCAACACCTTTGCCGCCGGCATCGACATCGACGCGGGCACACTCGCCTTCAACAGCGGCGACCAGCTCGCCACCGGGCCCGGTGGTGCCATCACCTTTACGGGCGACGCCACGCTCAAGGCCAACCCGTCCGCCGCCACCTCCCCGATCAACCTCGCGTCAGCCATCGTAATCAACCCCGCCAAAACGGCCACCATCGACCTCTCCGCCCGCGGCCTCACGCTCACCGGCGACCTCTCCGGCTCCGGCAACATGCTCAAGACCGGCACAAACGTCCTCACCTTCGCTGGCAACGGCCTCGCCTACACGGGAGCCATTACCATCGATGCCGGCGTCCTCACCCTCGACTCCACGGCGGCCCTCGGCGGCTCGATCACCCTCACCGGCAACGCCGCGCTCACCGGCAGCGGCACCGCCACCGGCAGCCTCACCGCCGCCTCCGGAGCCTCAATTCAGGCGGGCGACGGAACCTCTCCCTCCACGCTCACACTCGGCACGGTCGCCATCGACAACACCACCCTCAAGTTCGGACTTTATGGCGGCACCAACGCTGCCACCGGCTACAACAACTCCGACACTCTCAACGTCTCCTCTCTCACGGCCACCGGCTCCAATACCATCGACATCTTTGGCGACGCGCAGCGCGGCGATTATTACCTCGGCAACATTTCCGTTCTCAACACCCCCGACACCATTGTCACCCTCAACGGCTTCTCTCAAATCCCCGGCGCCCGCCAGGGCGCGAGCATCGTCACCAGCGCCACCAACTCCGCCGATCTCCTCCTGCGCTACTCGGCCGACTACTCCCGCAACATCACATGGACAGGCTCCAGTAATTCCGGCTGGGACATCGGCTCCGACAACTGGAGCGGTTCCGACAATGTCACGAAATTCGGCTCCGGCGACACCGTCATCTTTGCCGGCGCCTCCACGGTCTCGTCCACCATCAACATTCTCGGCTCCAGCCAGCAGTCCGTCGGCGATATCATCATCCAAGGCGACGCGAATTACACCTTCACCGGCCAGGGCATCAAAGCCAGCGCCGCCAGCGTCATTCAAGACGCCCTCAGCGAAAACCTCGCCACCGCGCAGGGCAAACTCGTCAAGACCGGTTCGGGCACCCTCACCTTTGACAACGACGCCAACCTCTTCACCGGTGGCATCGACATCACCGGTGGCGTTATCGCTTTCAACGCCGCCGACCAGATCGTGACCGATGGCACCGCCTTCATCACCTTTGACGGCGACGCCACCCTCCGCGCCGATGCCGACGCCATGATACTTGGGAATAACATTCAAGTCCTCGCCGGCAAAACCGGCGCCATCGACACCCAGGCCAACGCACTCATGTTGACCGGCACCCTCGGCGGCGGCGGCGTCCTCGCCAAGGCGGGCTCCGGCACGCTGGCCTTCACCGGCGACGGAACCTCCAGCACGGGCACCATCGCCCTCAACGAAGGGGTTCTCATACTCGCTTCTTCCGTGCCATTTGCCGCCGCCGTGGACGCCGCCACCGACACCATCCTCGCGGCCACCGGCACCCTGTCCGGCAAAGTCAGCATCGCCGAAGGAGCCGCCCTTGTAGTTGGCCTCGACTCCACGGACGCAGCCCTTGATGTCTCAAACCTCCACCTCGCCAACGACGCCATTCTCACCAGCGCGCCCGACGCCACCACCGTGCTCTCCGGCACCGTCACCCTCGGCGCAGCCTCCTCGGACCTGGCCGCCATCGCCATCATCGGCGAGGATACGGAGCTTCGCGTCACCGCCGCCATCCAAGGTCCCGGCGGCATCAACAAAACAGGCGATGGCGCCCTGACGCTTGTCGGGGATGACGCCATTGCCTACGCCGGCGCCACGCAAATCACCGAAGGCATTCTCCGGCTCCGCGACATCGCCGCGCCCTCCACCTTCAGCAAAGACATCAACCTCGCCGGCGGCTGGCTCGACATTTCCACCGGGACTGGCGTCGCTGATGAGACGACCGCCACGCGCTGGGACTCGCTCCCCGGAGCCCTCTCCTACACCGGCACCTCCGGTGGCGTCATAGGCGCCAACGACCTTTTCACCTACACCACGGGCACCATCGCCTACGCACACGCCGGCAGCATCTACCTCGTCGTCAATCCGGGCGACGGCAACACCCTCACGCTAGCCGGCAACAACAGCGCCAACACCGGTAACATTCGCATCGACAGCGGCACCCTCGACATTGCCGAATCCGCCAACCTCGGCGGCGGCTCCAACACCATCGTCTTCAACGGCGGGCAACTCCACGTCACCGCCACCACGGGCAACGCCGGCAGCTCCAACCGCAATGTCGAGCTCCGGGCCGACGCCACAATCACCGTTGACGGTGCGACAGTCTTCGCCGTCGGCGAGGTCTCCGAAACCGGCACCCCCCGCTTGCTCACCAAAAAAGGCGACGGCACGCTCACTCTCGGAGCCGCCAGCACCCGCTCCGGCGACACAAACCTTGAGGAAGGCACCATCTCCATGATCGCGGACAACGCCCTCGGCACCGGCGCGTTTAATGTCGCGGGAGCCAGCGGCACGCTCTCCTTCAACACCGGCAACATCACCGTCTCCAACACCATATTCCTCGGCGCAAACACCCTCTCCATCAACAGCGCCAATTCCGGCACACTCAACGCCGAGATCATCGGCACGGGCGGTATCACAAAATTCGGCTCCAACACCCTCACCATCACCAAGGCATCCGAATACTCCGGTCCCACCACCGTCGCCACCGGCACCCTCCGCGCGGGAACGGCAGACGTTCTCTCGCCCAATTCCGACTTTTCCATCAACGGCGGTTCCTCCGCCACCACGACCACATTCCCCGCGCTCGATCTCCAAGGTTTCGACCAGACCGTCGCCAGCCTCTTCAGCAGGGGCAATGTTTACCTCAATGGCGCCACACTCACCCTCGGCTCCGGCAACGGCACATTCACCAATGCCGGCTACCTTTACATCGGCAGCGGCGCAACCCCGGGCACGCATGCGCACATCCGCGGCAACCTCGTCGGCGAAACCGCCATTTACAGCGGCACCACCGTCCTTTACGGACGCCCGAGTTCCATCACCATTCGCATCGGTCTCGACGACGACGGCCTCGTCGCCGCGCACGACAAGCTCACGGTCCACGGAAACGTCACCGGGCAAAACACCCTCATCTTCGCCATGTCCGGCTCCTCCGTCACCCCTTCCGGCACCGGCGGCGTCGGTGGCGCGCTCACCCCGATACTCGTCCCCTCGGTGAACAATATCGTCGCGCAAATGTCCGGGGTCGCCCTCATTGAGGCCACCGGCGACATGGCTGCCGACGCCTTTGTCCGCAGCGTTTACCCCAATCGCGTTTATGATGCCGACGGCAACGAACTCATTCCCCATGTGGACACGGCCGGCAACATCACCACCCTCGGCGCCGCCGTCTCCCCGGAAATCCCCGCCACAATCGCCATTGACGCCACGGCATATCTCGTTGGGAAAACCACGATCGACTCCCTCAACCAGCGCGTCGTCGACCTCCGCCTCGACAGTGCCAGCAACATGCGGCACGGCATGGATCTCTGGCTGCACGGCCTGAAAACCGGCGACAGAATCCGGGGCTCCACCTACAAGGATTCCGACGTCTCCTCTCACGGCGCGCAGATCGGCCTCGATTATTCGGATTTCGGCGGAGACGACACCCGTTTCATTCTGGGTATATTCGGCGACTATATGTCATCCGAGCTCAAGCAAACCGGCATCGCGAAAACCAAGGCCGAGGTGTATGGCTGCGGCATCTACGGCTCCTATCAGCGCGGCGCATTCTCACTTGATCTCATAGCCCGCGCCTCAAAGGACGACTACACCATCTCCGTCGCCAACGCGCCCGATTTCGAGCTTGATGGCACCACTGTCGGCGGATCGGTCCAGATGTCCTACGCCATTAACTTCGAGTCCATAAGCTGGACACTTGAGCCGCAAATCCAGGGCGTTGTGCAACGACACAAAATCAACAGCGCCTCCGACAGTTTGGGACGGCCGTTCACGTTCGACTCAATCGATTCCCTCTCGGGCCGGGTCGGCCTCCTCGTCTGGCGCAAGTATGATGGCGCGGGCAGCATCACCGTCATTCCCCGCCTGCGCCTCAGCGTTCATAATGAGTTCCGCACCAAGACCACGCTCCACTACGGACGCACGGACTACTCGAACAACCTCTCTCAAACCGCCGGGCAGGTCGATATGGGCGTTATGTTCCGCATGGCCGACTGGATTGAGACAAGCGCCGGCGTCTCGTTCTTCTACGGAAACAAAATCGGAAGCCTCTCCCTCGATTTCGGCATGCGCTTCCGCTGGTAA
- a CDS encoding TonB-dependent siderophore receptor, with product MKLTTLTTSALKTALLPAATLALAIALPAQAVKPAQSTATRAVPVTTTTAQSDDNKSQDDDIIELSVFEVSAGSQTGYVANESMTGSRMPTKVIDLPFNIDFVTSEFFDDFAINDFSEIVEGGVMTFDQDAGNESMIRGIRANGQLFNGFWMPAGTPIPISFTDRTEVLKGPNAGIYGQTAPGGMINTVSKAPKSKPSQSVRVSMGNYNQINSRIESTGPIAKNTSYYGTIEYKDRKFDQPWRRNTTTSFGASLLHKFNSSTSLKVDITGALRRNDAPANRIPYTFDSNYKNEYYDPETGATASSTGRFYGLAWELADTSGTGSNSWEDTDTYSIFATLEKRINSVFSWRLGGSYTYKHSRAFNKLPLTVYDPDPDHADVNNPYSSSFWGLSRTQTSDSSFTAPRYDINNQDNGGVQGDILARYNLFGNKNAECRTLFTFDFSSRYQYSERWAMPAALKNAPVSNPTSGPSTQNAVDPSVFPWDPNTIGTYVNGHYISEQYFWANYWMPVVNPIDRETVYIDFDKYSQYDIYHVPDFNSDTYVKRSSTRNRRDVFGVMMRQQMILWQRAIFYASARFDNVTYTYETESFPSWSVKQYPQYEPWYHADYKHRTARWHSTAFKPSAGFNVRAVRGIQFYGNYSSSFNPSGQTVNGKQKEVVVLPNEEAWGYDYGVKFSLLNEKLTGTVGGFYISQKRISRSEQDPLTGESYSQAVGNILSRGMEANINYYVTRSLFVKAGYFHTNAKWIYAGADKDLQGRSYENVPSDIVTFSAKYTFQNGILKGLNFGAKYQHIGTCRAEKGKAFTLKSEDGDMQPVGYNSGVRDLMVPSVYLIDAFISYKFRCSIFGRKTTHSVNLNVKNVLDELYVTNSRGVGDGRTFLGTYSVQF from the coding sequence ATGAAGCTTACTACCCTCACCACCAGCGCCCTGAAAACCGCGCTCCTGCCAGCCGCCACGCTTGCCCTGGCCATCGCGCTTCCCGCCCAAGCCGTCAAGCCCGCCCAGTCAACCGCCACGCGCGCCGTTCCCGTCACCACGACCACCGCGCAGTCCGACGATAACAAAAGCCAGGACGACGACATCATCGAACTCAGCGTATTCGAAGTCAGCGCCGGGTCGCAAACCGGCTATGTCGCCAACGAGTCCATGACCGGCAGCCGCATGCCCACCAAGGTTATCGACCTGCCCTTCAACATTGACTTCGTCACCAGTGAGTTCTTCGACGACTTTGCCATCAATGATTTCAGCGAAATCGTCGAGGGCGGCGTCATGACGTTTGACCAGGACGCCGGCAACGAAAGCATGATCCGCGGCATCCGTGCCAACGGCCAGCTTTTCAACGGATTCTGGATGCCCGCCGGCACGCCCATCCCCATCTCGTTCACCGACCGCACCGAAGTTCTCAAGGGACCCAACGCCGGTATTTACGGGCAGACCGCCCCCGGAGGCATGATCAACACCGTCTCCAAGGCGCCCAAAAGCAAACCCTCCCAATCCGTTCGCGTCTCCATGGGCAATTACAACCAAATCAACTCCCGTATCGAAAGCACGGGACCCATTGCCAAAAACACCAGCTACTATGGCACCATCGAATATAAGGATCGCAAGTTCGACCAACCCTGGCGCCGCAACACCACCACCTCCTTCGGCGCGAGCCTCCTCCACAAATTCAACTCCAGCACTTCGCTTAAAGTGGACATAACTGGAGCCCTCCGGCGCAACGATGCTCCCGCCAACCGCATCCCCTACACCTTCGACTCCAACTACAAAAACGAATACTATGACCCCGAAACCGGCGCCACCGCGTCCTCCACGGGGCGGTTCTATGGCCTCGCATGGGAGCTGGCGGACACGAGCGGCACCGGATCGAACAGTTGGGAGGACACCGACACCTACAGCATTTTCGCCACACTCGAAAAGCGCATCAACTCGGTCTTTTCCTGGCGACTGGGAGGCAGCTACACCTACAAGCACTCGCGTGCCTTCAACAAGTTGCCTCTCACCGTTTACGATCCCGATCCCGACCACGCCGATGTTAACAACCCTTACTCATCCAGCTTCTGGGGCCTCTCCCGCACGCAAACCTCGGACTCCTCCTTTACCGCTCCCCGCTACGACATCAACAATCAGGACAACGGCGGCGTTCAGGGCGACATCCTTGCGCGCTACAATCTCTTCGGCAACAAAAACGCGGAATGCCGCACCCTGTTCACCTTCGACTTTTCCTCCCGCTATCAATACTCCGAGCGCTGGGCCATGCCCGCCGCCCTCAAAAACGCCCCCGTCTCCAACCCGACCAGCGGGCCATCCACACAAAACGCCGTCGATCCGAGCGTCTTCCCCTGGGATCCGAATACCATTGGCACCTACGTCAACGGCCACTACATTTCAGAGCAATACTTCTGGGCCAATTATTGGATGCCCGTCGTCAACCCCATTGATCGCGAGACCGTCTACATCGACTTCGACAAATACTCCCAATACGACATCTATCACGTTCCCGACTTCAACAGCGATACCTACGTAAAACGCTCCAGCACCCGCAATCGCCGCGATGTCTTCGGCGTCATGATGCGCCAGCAAATGATCCTCTGGCAAAGGGCCATCTTCTACGCCTCGGCCCGCTTCGACAACGTCACCTACACCTACGAAACGGAAAGTTTCCCCTCGTGGTCGGTCAAACAATACCCGCAATACGAACCCTGGTATCACGCCGATTACAAACACAGGACCGCCAGGTGGCACTCGACGGCTTTCAAGCCAAGCGCGGGCTTCAACGTTCGCGCCGTCCGCGGCATTCAGTTTTATGGGAATTACAGCAGCTCCTTCAATCCCTCCGGCCAGACCGTCAACGGAAAGCAAAAGGAAGTTGTCGTTCTCCCCAATGAGGAAGCCTGGGGCTACGACTATGGTGTCAAATTTTCGCTCCTTAACGAAAAGCTCACCGGCACGGTCGGCGGCTTCTACATCAGCCAGAAAAGAATATCCCGGAGCGAGCAGGACCCCCTCACCGGCGAGAGCTACAGCCAGGCCGTTGGCAACATCCTCAGCCGCGGCATGGAGGCCAACATCAACTATTACGTCACTCGTTCCCTCTTCGTGAAAGCCGGCTATTTCCACACCAACGCCAAATGGATTTACGCCGGGGCCGACAAGGATCTTCAGGGACGCTCCTATGAAAACGTCCCCTCCGACATCGTCACCTTCTCCGCCAAATACACGTTCCAAAACGGCATCCTCAAGGGGCTCAACTTTGGCGCCAAATATCAGCATATCGGCACCTGCCGCGCCGAAAAAGGAAAGGCCTTCACCCTCAAGTCGGAGGACGGCGACATGCAGCCCGTCGGATACAACAGCGGCGTTCGCGATCTCATGGTGCCCTCCGTCTATCTCATTGACGCCTTCATCAGCTACAAATTCCGCTGCTCCATCTTCGGCCGCAAAACCACGCACAGCGTCAACCTCAATGTCAAAAATGTGCTGGACGAACTTTACGTCACCAATTCTCGCGGTGTCGGCGACGGTCGCACATTCCTCGGCACCTACAGCGTGCAGTTTTAA